The genomic segment GATTTGGGTAACCAGTTCAGGTTTAACACTTGTGATTTTCTCCTGCCATGCTGGCGTGTAGAATGATTCTGCGTCGTCATAACCAGATGCTTCGAGTTCACTACCAATCCGGTTAACACCATACTGGCTAAGCATCAAATCGTGAACAGTTGTTACAAGACTTTCGGTTCCGTCTGCAAGTGTTACTTTTTTCACCGGAATCGGACGTTTGAATGTTCCGTTTGACACGTTGTCGAAGAATGGGAAAACAATTTCTTTCCATTCCGCGCCATGATCGGCCACTGACAAGGCCGGTTCAACGCGTGTTCCGTCTACATTATCAAGAATTAGATTCCACTTCTTGTCCTCTTCCCAACGTTGTCCCATCGTACCGTTCGGAACAATAATTTCATTTGTCGTTTCATCAAAAATAACCGGTTTCCACTCAGCGTGCTGGGATGCTTGCCCTATATCACTTGCCCGTAAAAATCGACCCGCTTTATAAGAATCTTCATGTGTATCGAGTGTTATTAGGAAAGGCATATCTGTATATTGTTTCGCGTAATTCAAGAACATCGGCTCTTTACGCTGTTCATAAAATTCATCGAGAATGACGTGCGTCATTGCTTGAGCAACTGCAGCGTCCGTTCCGGGATTTGCCGCAATCCAGTCATCCGCATGCGTAACACTTTCTGCGTAATCCGGGGCCACAGAAACTACTTTCGTCCCTTTGTAGCGCACTTCTGTCATGAAGTGAGCATCTGGCGTTCTTGTTAGCGGTACATTCGATCCCCACATAATGATGTAACCAGCGTTAAACCAATCACTCGATTCAGGGACGTCTGTCTGCTCACCCCAAATTTGTGGAGAAGATGGCGGTAAATCCGCATACCAGTCATAGAAGCTAAGCATTTCGCCGCCAAGAAGAGAGAGGAATCGTGCACCTGACGCATAGCTGACCATTGACATTGCCGGAATCGGTGTAAATCCAGCTATCCGATCGGGACCGTACTTTTGGATTGTATAAATAAGCTGTGCCGAAATCATTAAGGTTGCATCTCTCCAGTTAACCCGGACATGGCCGCCTTTGCCACGCGCTTTTTTATATTCATCTGCCTTATCAGGATCTTCTACGATGCTAGCCCATGCTTTTACAGGGTCTTTCAGTTCAGAAACTGCTTTAGTCCACATACGCCATAACTTCCCTCGTATGTATGGATACTTCACGCGAAGCGGGCTATATTCATACCAGGAAAATGAAGCTCCACGAGGACATCCACGCGGTTCAAATTCAGGCATATCAGGGCCACATGAAGGATAATCAATTTGCTGGTTTTCCCAAGTAATAATGCCGTTTTTCACAAATACTTTCCAACTGCATGACCCTGTACAGTTCACGCCATGCGTTGTCCGAACCACTTTGTCATGAGACCAACGTTGGCGGTACATATTTTCCCAATCTCGACTTTTTTCTTCTAAAATTGACCAATTTCCTGAAAAACGTTCAACTGGCTTGAAATAATTAAGTCCAAATTTTTTCTTCATTGGAATAGCTCACTCCTTTTTAGAATAACTAACGATCTATGACGGGAATCAAAGACTTATTCATTCTCATACTATTAATTTTAAGAATAATCCTGATTCTTTCCTAGTAGGGATGTGCCTATTTGATGTGGGGAATACCCTTATAAAAAGAAAGGCTCAAGACGCCCTGAGCCCGGAGCTAGCCAACGTTCCATGTTGAAAATCAATAGTTTCTATCTTCAAATAAAAAGACTGCCTACTCTACCCATTACGGACTAGATTAAGCGACTTTTTTCGAATCGCTATATACGTGTTACTACTTTCTCTGTCACTATCAGTACTTCTCCAAACTTACCTAGCACCCTGGCGAACGTTAAAACGCCTACTGGCTAGCAAACCTAGCCATGCAAGTGGTTTCATACTATCCCAGACTCTTTCATATCTATTTCTATAGTCATAACGGACTTCGCTAAACCATTCCACACAAAAAACCACCTTTGTAGATAGGTGGTTTTTTGTCCTTTAATCAATCACAGTGCGACCCGGACACGGTCGAATAAGTTGTTATTTTCGAGATGGACATGTTCAAATGTGTCTTTTTCAAGTTGTGCAAGACGTGCGTACACGAGTCTATACGTTCCACAGGCTTCGTCTGGTAGCGTGAAATTATTCGTTAGATCACGTATTTCAAATAATAATTTACCTGCGTGTTCGTGCTCTTGCTCAAGTTCCGTTACAAGCGGCTTAACCTTTTCTTTCAATTCAGGTGTAGGATTTTCTAAAAACTCCAGAATTAGCGGAAATACGTTGGCATCTTCGTCTGCCGTGTGATCAAGAAGTTCACTTCGTAATTCTTTAAAAATCTCTTGAACGCGAAGTAGATGCGGATGATTTTCTCCATGGACACGGGCAACCTTTGTAATGTACGGTGCGAGAAGCGGTAATTCTTCCCGTAGCCCAGTATGATACTTTTCTTGAATATAGGAGACGAGCGTTTTTGAACCGAATGACGTTGGATCGATGCCACTTTGCTGCTCGCGTTTCTCCTCTATTTTTTTGACACTATTTAGAACCTCTTCAGGATTGAGTTTTCGTTCTTTAGCTGCATCTTTAAGAGCAATTTTTCCACCGCAACAGAAATCGATGCGCAAACTTCTAAACAAATCAGCACTTTGAGGGAGCTCCGTGACGATATCACAAACTTGTGTATCAAGTGTTAGTCGACTCATAATTTTTTCCTCCTCTGCTTGTTTTAATGAGAATTATTCTCACCCTTAGTTTACAAGGCAGCCATTCGTACCGATAGTAGGGTTTGCCCTATTTAAGATACTACATCCCCATTCAAATCCCTTCTTACTTGAAAAAAAACGCACACGATTTTTCCCGTGTGCGTTCATATACTTACAAATCATCAAATCCATTAAGATCGCTTGTTTTGACGTATTGACGTGATGATTGTTCAAAGAAGTCGGTTTTTGTATCGTCGAAGCTGTCCACATATGCACGAATCCATTTCATTGGGTTGTCAGTGAACTCCGGATAAATTTCACTAAGTCCGAGCATGCGAAGCATTTTGTTCGCGCGATATTTCACATAGCCTTCCATTTCGGCAAGTTCGATACCTTCAATATCCGCTAGTACGTAACGGCTCCAGATGACTTCCTGTTCGACCGAATGTTTGAACTGATCGTAAATCCAAGCCGTAAATTCATCTGTATTTTGTTCAGGGTTTTCTGCAAGTGCTGCGCGGAAAATGTCACTAATTGCTTTCCCATGTTGCAATTCATCACGATTAATATACGAAATCATTGTCGAAGTACCGACCATTTTCTGATTGCGTGCGAGATTGTAGAAGAATGCGAATCCACTATAGAAAAATAG from the Sporosarcina psychrophila genome contains:
- the ric gene encoding iron-sulfur cluster repair di-iron protein, which produces MSRLTLDTQVCDIVTELPQSADLFRSLRIDFCCGGKIALKDAAKERKLNPEEVLNSVKKIEEKREQQSGIDPTSFGSKTLVSYIQEKYHTGLREELPLLAPYITKVARVHGENHPHLLRVQEIFKELRSELLDHTADEDANVFPLILEFLENPTPELKEKVKPLVTELEQEHEHAGKLLFEIRDLTNNFTLPDEACGTYRLVYARLAQLEKDTFEHVHLENNNLFDRVRVAL